In Cervus elaphus chromosome 7, mCerEla1.1, whole genome shotgun sequence, the following proteins share a genomic window:
- the LOC122697368 gene encoding olfactory receptor 10C1-like, which produces MPTNTSVVTEFILVGFSRLADLQGFLFSFFLTVYLLTVAGNLLIVVLVSADAALRTPMYFFLRNLSTLEIGYRSVTVPLLLHHLLTGQRRIPRSGCALQMFFFLLFGATECCLLAAMAYDRYAAICQPLRYPLLLSQWTCLCLAGSAWACGALVGLGHTSFIFSLPFCGPNAIPHFLCEIQAVLQLVCGNTSLNELQIILAAALLILCPFGLILGSYGRILATIFRIPSAAGRLKAFSTCSSHLVVVCLFYGTAIFIYIRPKASYDPASDPLVSLFYAVVTPILNPIIYSLRNADVKAALKRTIQKMGPAKI; this is translated from the coding sequence ATGCCTACAAACACCTCCGTGGTGACTGAATTCATTCTTGTCGGCTTCTCCCGCCTGGCCGACCTCCAGggcttcctcttctccttctttctcACCGTCTACCTGCTCACCGTGGCCGGCAACCTCCTCATCGTGGTGCTGGTCTCCGCTGACGCTGCCCTCCGGAcccccatgtatttcttccttcGAAACCTCTCAACCCTGGAGATCGGCTACAGGTCTGTCACGGTCCCCCTGCTGCTTCACCACCTCCTCACCGGTCAGCGCCGCATCCCTCGCTCTGGTTGTGCTCTCCAAatgttcttctttctccttttcggTGCCACAGAGTGTTGCCTCCTGGCagccatggcctatgaccgctacgcCGCCATATGCCAACCCCTTCGCTACCCACTGCTACTGAGCCAATGGACGTGCCTGTGTCTAGCTGGGTCAGCGTGGGCCTGCGGGGCACTGGTGGGCCTGGGCCACACCTCCTTTATCTTCTCCTTGCCCTTCTGCGGCCCCAATGCCATCCCACACTTCCTCTGTGAGATCCAGGCTGTCCTGCAGCTGGTATGCGGGAACACCTCTCTCAACGAACTACAGATTATCCTGGCCGCTGCtctcctcatcctctgtccctttGGCCTCATCCTGGGTTCCTACGGGCGTATCCTGGCTACTATCTTCCGGATCCCCTCTGCTGCTGGCCGCCtcaaagccttctccacctgctcttcCCACCTGGTGGTGGTGTGCCTTTTCTATGGCACCGCTATCTTTATCTACATCCGGCCGAAGGCCAGCTATGATCCTGCCAGTGACCCTCTTGTCTCCCTCTTCTATGCTGTAGTCACCCCCATCCTCAATCCCATCATCTACAGCCTCCGGAACGCTGATGTCAAGGCTGCCCTAAAGAGAACCATCCAGAAAATGGGGCCGGCAAAAATTTGA